The genomic region TTGAGTGACCAGGCGAGTATTTATTAAAAAGATAACCACACACCATTAGCTCCGATGGACATTGGCTATTTTGAGAATCTTGTTCTCCTAAATGAAAAGTTAAATTCGATTAAATCGAAAGGGTATAGATTAATTTCGACGGCAAAAGGAGGAGCAGAGGGTATTATGATGACAACTTACACGTTTGAAATGAAATAGTTGAAACAAAATTAGCCCATAACACGGGTTTTGCCTCAGGCGCGGGTGAGGTGCGAACTTAGAGTTTCGTGCTTCGTGTCAGGCTCAGTGTAGATTGACCGTTTGGTGCTCCGAAACGGGCCCGAACGCCAAGCCGTGAAACGTGCCCGTTGTAATTCCTGTTCCCACCCCCACCAAACGGTCAAAACACCCCAACCTGCTCCATTTTGGTAGCCTTGTTGAGTAGGATTAGGTTTGTCTAAACTTCGCTTACTTAAGAAAAAACTACTCCTTACCGAAAAAGTCTGCAATGAATAGAAAACGCAAACCCCTGTGCCCGGTTGTGGCTTTTGTCGTTTTATCCGCATTACAAGTAGGGGGCTTTGCCGCCTTGGCACAAGGGCCGGGTCCAGGTCCGGGACAACGCCCACCGCTCCCGCCCATCCCGCTCAAAAGCGATACCACCCATACACTCACCAAACACTTCATACCCGCCTCTACCGCCCCGAAAACACCGGATGCCAAAGGGTTCATTCAACGGTGGCTGGTGCTGGAACCCGTCAAGAAAGACATTGTCCGCAATAACATCTTCACGGACAACTACCTCAGAACCGCGTTTTCTGCCGATAACTTTTCGACCGATTACACCGCCGTGCCCAAAGATGGTGAAACGGTAAAGGTGGGTAACCAGGAACTGAAATGGTATGCCCTGGACAGCAAGACCTTCAACGTCAATCTTTACCACTTTACCTACGCCCTCAACAAGCCCAGATATGGCATCCTGGTTTGGCTCGTCACGGTCATCGATAGTCCCGAAGAAATCCAGAACGTCAGGATGGCGGCCGGGTGCAATTCCGGCAGTATGTGGTGGCTCAATGGTCAGGAAGCCATGCTGCTTTCCGGCGACCGGGATATGATTGCCGACAATGTCACCTCCTCCCGCTTGACGCTCAAAAAGGGCAGGAACATCATCCGGGGGGCCGTCATCAACGGACCGGGTATGGCTAATTTCTGCGTCCGTTTCCTGGATGAAACAGGATCACCCGTCAAAAACCTGAGTATAAGCTACGAGTGAGCCAAGAGCGCGGGCCGCATTCGGCAACGATTTTAGCATACTCGCCCATTTACTCTTTCACTCAATCGCTTATTCTCTCTTTCGCTAACTCCATGAAACGAATAAACCTACCCTGCCTTATAACCCTATTCACCTTATTGATAACCCAAACCCTACGGGCACAAGTCGGACGGCCGTTTATCCATGACCCCTCTACCGTGGCTGAGTGCGAAGGCAAGTATTACACCTTCGGCACGGGTGGTGGCGGCCTGATTTCCCACGACGGCTGGACCTGGTACGGTGGCGGGGTTCGGCCCGGTGGCGGAGCTGCGCCGGATGTCCTCAAAATTGGGGATCGCTACCTCGTCGTATATGGCGCAACGGGTGGTTCGCCTACCCACAAAGGGGCGATTCTGACCATGTGGAACAAGACTCTCGACCCGAAGTCGCCCGATTTCAAGTATTCGGAGCCGGTGGTCGTGGCTACATCGGATGGCTACGAGGAGAACGACGCCATTGATCCCGGCCTGATGCTCGACCCTACCACCGGACGTCTTTGGCTTACCTACGGCACTTATTTCGGCTACACCCGCCTGATCGAACTAGACCCCAAAACCGGAAAACTCAAGGCTGGTAACAAGCCCGTGGATGTAGCTATTGTCTGCGAAGCGAGCACGCTCGTCTACCGCGACGGTTGGTATTACCTGCTGGCCACACACGGCAGTTGCTGCGATGGAGCCAACTCGACCTACAACGTCGTGGTGGGTCGGTCTAAAAAGATAACGGGTCCCTACCTCGACAATGTCGGCCGAAGCATGTTAGAAGGCGGTGGCAAAATGGTGGTGGCTACGCGGGGCGGGTTAATCGGTCCCGGCCATTTTGGGCATATTATGCTGGAAAAAGGCGTCGAAAAAATGTCGCTCCACTACGAAGCCGATCTGAAGCAGGGTGGCCGCAGCGTGTTGGGCATATTGCCGGTGGTCTGGAAAGATGGCTGGCCCGTGGCGGGCGAGAAGTTCAAGGAAGGTACGTATGAGATTGAATCCGTCCGCAGAGGCTACGCCCTGGAGTTGGCCGTTGATTTTACCCGGATGCCGGTTGTACGGGGTTTTGGTCAGCCCAACAACGAGCCCATAAAGCCCGTTCCGGCTCAGCAATTAGCCGATGTCCAGAAAACCTGGCCGACCGGGAATATCGCCTTACGTATCGGCGACTACATGTCTCGCCCCCACCAACAATGGACCATTACCGATGCGCCCGATACCACCGGGTATTTAGGTGGCCCTTATTATAAAATTGTCCTGGCCGGAACCAACCGGGCTTTGGCGGCCACGGCCAATGCCGAAGTCATCACCGTACCGGCTTTTACCGGCGCTCCCGAACAGTTGTGGCGCATCGACCAACTGACCGACGGCACCTACCGAATCATGCCCAAGGTAGTGCCCAATTCAGGCAAGAAGCTGGTGCTGGTATCGTCCGGCGACAGCACACCCACCCTGGCCGAGTTTGATTTCAACAGCGATAATTCCAAATGGAATTTTAGGGCTCATTAGGGGTATCATTTTAACCCAAATGCCTAATTCATTTATACCTGGACTTACTACATTTGACTGGAGACATTTTTCAGGAACATTCGGGAATGAAACTCCAGTACCCAGGTAGACAAGACCGCGCGGTGAACTGTAGCGCGGTTGGCCCCCTTCGAGTATATTGAGGGTTGGCGACCGCCGCTGCGGTACAACCGCCGACGAAAACATTCGATATTAGGGTATCGCACACCTAATCAACAAGAATCTTATTTCCACTCTGTCACGATGGCCGCCATTTCAGTAAAAATGTCCAACTAACAGGGGGCTAAGACATAGGTATGCTACCGAGCTTCTGGGCCCGCCCTGCCGATGAAAAAAGCAGGATTAACCAAGCAGATATGAAGAGGGAAAGTCGGTGGTTAATGATCATGTTGACTCGTTTAGGCTTGATCCGCTAATGGGTTTGCAGGATAAATCCAGATAAGCATTTATAGAGGTTTATCCTGCAAATCCCATGCGTTGGACGTTTATCCGGTGAAGCGTAACGAACTGATTAAGGAATCTTCCAGTTCAAAGTGGTACTGCATCACCGCCGGGCTTCCCGGAAACGTTCCCGTTACTTCTACGGTTAGTATGGCCGATGCACCCGTTTGCTGATAATCAATCGGTTTCGTCTGCATCTGATACGCTTCCGTCGCCTGCTGTATCCATTTCCCAATTTCGGCCCGGCCCGAATAGGAATGTCCTTCATCGGAAACGGTGGCGTTGGCCGTAAAATAATGCGTAAATGCGGTGCTGTCTCGCTCGTTCTGTGCTTTTACAAAGCCTTCGATATTGGAAGGTAATTTCATCATTGTGTCTTTTGGGTTTGATTAATGATGGTTGTTTAGTTGAACGGGTGGTTATTCATTTTTAAATCGTTGGAATTGTTCCTCCGTCAATAACGAATTCTGAACCGCTCAGATAGTTAGCTCGCGGCGAAGCAAGGAACCCGACAAGTTCCGCGACTTCTTCTGGCTCTGCCGGTCGACCGGCCGGTATGCCACCCAAAGCATCCATAACGCTTTGTCGTGCTTGCTCAACAGAACTATTTGAACTCTGGGCGATTCGTTCCAAAAATTTTATGGTATTCTCCGTATTGATCCATCCTGGGGAAACGGTCAGTACCCGCACACCTTTGGCAGTAACCTCTTTGGATAACCCCTTGCTGTAATTGATCAGTCCAGCCTTAGCGGCCGCATAGGGAAGTGTTGCGTCATATAAAGGATGCCGCCCCTGGATGGAGGCAATGTGGATAATCACGCCTGCACCGCGTTGGACCATGCTGGGTAAAAAACCGCGATCCAGCCGCACGGCAGCCAACAGATTGGTTTGAATCGTTGATTCCCAATCGTTGTCGGACAGCACGGCAAACCCACCCCCTGGCGTTTCTGAACTTCCCATATTATTGATCAGAATATCCAGATGGCCAAACTGGTGGAGTAGTTGGTCGACTACCTGCTGAGTACCTTCCGGTTTGCTCAGATCGGCCGCGATAAAATGGCGACGATCGATTTGCTCTTCCGGCTTGTTTCTAGCGGTAATGATCACGGTTGCTCCTGCTTTCAACAGGCGATCGGCGATGGCTTTGCCTGCTCCTTTGGTGCCTCCCGTTACCAGCGCGATCTTACCGGCCAGTTCGTTTTCAAAATTGAAGTCCATTCTGTAGCTCGTTTGTTTAAGACAAAATTCGGCAGTACGGTAGGAGCTGACAAGTACGGACTTACGATTCAGATAGGGATAAAATTATCCCTATTGAACCGGTCGATGCCTGTAGTTATATTTGCCGTATGTACGAACGAAAGACAATGCCTGAGCTGGCCTGCGGGCTCGACCTAATCGGTGAGGTGCTGTACGGCAAATGGAAGATTCGTCTTTTATGGTTCATTCACCAAGGCTTTCAACGCCCCAGTGAGTTGCAACGGAAAATTCCGGGTGCCTCCCGTCGGGTACTGAATGTGCAGTTGAAGGAACTGGAAAATCACGAGTTGGTGGCGAAGGTGATTTACCCGGTACTTCCGCCGAAAGTTGAATACTATCTAACCGACTTTGGCCAATCCCTCATTCCAGTTATTGGTGCGATTGGCCAGTGGGGTGACCAGCATGAGGAGCGACTTCGGACGCTTATTGTAAAGAACATGCAGCCTTAGCATTTACGCCATAAATACAAGGCCGAGAGGACGTGAGCTGTCCGCTAAATCCATCTCACTAATCGTCCGTTTGGTTTAGATTGAGCAAAGGCGGTCGAGGCTGCTAGCAGGCAGGTGAGTAAGAAGCCCAGCTTGAGGCGGGTTAGCATACCGGTTAGGCCTCTGGTGATCGGCCTAGCTCGGAGTGAAGGTAGCGTTGGCCAGAAAAAGGGCTTGTCAGGCTCAACCGATCGTGGGAGGGATTGGTCTCATACAGGTTGTAGACAAGGAGTTTGTAAGCCAAACAAGATGGGTATGAATGTCCGTGTCAATCTACTCAAAATCAATCGAATCTTACAACACTACATCCTACGGAAGGATACTTTTGGCTGCAAAGCTAACGTTTACCGAAAGCAGTAAAATTTTTAAATAGAGCCAAATGAGGATCACCTTGCCTAGTAGATCATAGAACTTAAATGATCGCCTGACGGGTGGAATAAATTTCATACTGGCACAATGCCAAAATCGGCCGGGATAATTCATCTTACAAAACGTCTGTGGCTGCGGTCCGCCGCTGCGGTTGCACAACCAGAAGGGAATCAAAAAATTTATATTTCCGCCTTTAATAAATGGCATTTTAACCATTATGAAATACAAAGCCCAACTGGACTTTATTCCAAGAAAGACCATAAGTGAATTTTGCAACAGCTACCAGCAATTATTGAGAATGAAGTTTTGAGAATATCAGCCTGACTTTTAGCTAGTTGACAACGATATTCGGTAGCATACGGTCCAGTAAACTGGCGACAAACCGCTTTGATTTGCCGCCAGATCTACTCAGCCTCACTTATATCGCTTTTATCGGATACTCTTTCATAATTTTCTGTACACCGCGCGTTATCTCACGCTCGATGCGAGTGGGATTGTCGATGGCACCCTCAATCAAGCCTCGCCATACGAGTTGTTTGCTTTTGGCATCCACGAAATCAACCACCAGCGTTCCTTCAGTATACTGCCGCTGCTGAAAACCCGTGTTCCACTGGTAGGGCCAGTTGCCGTAGCCATACGGAAAGTAGCGCCATCCTGCCCGGAAACCAAACGGATAATACAGCGGGGCTGGTGGATTGACAACGGTCTGGGTCCGTTTTTCCGTGTACGTATGAAACCCAACCAGCAGATCGGGCTGCTCAGGATTCATGGTTAGCCCCCGTTTCTGTAATTCAGTGCTTAATGTCGCTTCAATATTGCTGGTAATCAACGGACTGTTGTATACCGGATTGCGGCCAACTTCGATATCCGGCGTGCACCAGGCGTAGGTTTTGTACTGGCTGAAGTTTACAGATTTGTCGTAATCGGTGCTCACCTGAGCTTGTGCGCGCTGGCCAACGGCTCCTGCCAGGAGCACGATAACCAGAATTAGTAGCTTTTTCATGGCTTTAATCTGTTTAATTGCACAACAACTGGGGCCGAAACCCTACGCCATGAAGGTAGACCAGCCCGATGAAAACCGTTTGAAAGCCGGATGAGAAAGTGTTAAGAAGAACCGGGCCGTTTCTTTCCGGTAACCGCGTGCCAGGCATCCCGCAGCAATTCAGGGTACAAAACGGTGCCGAAGCTGTAATAGATGCCATCGTAGTGATTCTTGATCTTGGTCTGAAAAATACTTTCCCGATACCCAAGCTGCGCGCTCAGTCCTACCCAGCGACTGGCCTTCCACTGGCCGTAGAAACCCAGTTGGAGAGGCATAAAAAAGTCGCGGCGGGTGCCGTCCCGCACGACCTCCGTTCGTGGATCAACCGGAATGGCCGAGGCAACGCCCGCACCAATTTCCAGCGGCACGCTGAGCATCCACTGCCGGTTATTGGTCAGGTTCCACCAGTACATGAGGCTGCCGTAGGCCATGTCCGTTTTGGTGTAATACTCCAGATTGAGGTGTCTGGCGGCGTCTCTGCGCCAATTGATGAAACGCAGGTAAGAGTTGTAACTTAACCAGTAATAACCCAGCGTAATCTGGTGCCGCTTTTCGCCATACGTGATACCGGCATTGCCCCCCCAGACGTTAACCGGACGACGGGCGACGAATGAATTACGGAAATCGGTATTCAGACTCAGTTCAAGCGGGCGATGCCCCAGCGAATCCCGGCGGGGCAGGTCAAACGCCGGTCCGAAGGTCTGCGCAGCGCACGCCCCCGTCGCCAGCCAGCCAGCGCCGACCAGCCCTGCTGCCCGGAAAGCCATCTGGCGTAACCACAAAAAGACAACAGGCAGACTCATGACGGGAAGCCAGTTAAACAACGGTTGATTCAGCCCGAAGCGGCGGCCGGAGCGTATCGCCCGGCAGGTACCGGCTGACGCGCTGGATAGCAACGGCCGCCTGCATGAGGTCCAGATCGTCGCCGTAAACCAGGTATTTGGTTTGCCACTCGTCAGCGAATTTCTCCTTGAAGAAACGTAACCCTTTGAAATGGGTGAATACAGTTGTCCGGTCATATACGAGTTTCAGGGCCTGTTCGGGAAAGGCACCGGGCTCGGTGAGGCCCGACAACGGAGCAAGGCCAAGATTCATTCGCCGCTTTCCCTGCTTCTGCAGGTACGTGATCAAACCGACCATCAGGGCATCCATCACGCCGCTCGGGGCGTCATCCGTCTTCCGAATGAGGTCATAAGTTCCTTCTTCGGGCGCAAAGTTGGGAATAATGTTGGCAAAAGCGACAACTTTTCCTTCCTCGTCTTCAACGGTCACGACCGGCTGGTGTTTGATTTCGCCTGCATTGAAAACGCCCTGGGCAAAGGCCGTCTCCCGCAATTCCTCGGTCCTCAGCCACTCGTCGGATACCGCCCTGAGCTGTTGTGCGAGCCTCCCCGACAGCGGCGGTTCGTAGGTATGCGTCTGATAGCCTGCCGATTGCACGCGCTTCAGGGCGTTGCGAAGCGACTTCCGGTCGCGGCCCTCCAGCGTAAACTTATCCAGATGAACAATTCCCTCCTGACCAATCTGCAACGGTTTGCGTCCGATGGCTTCAAAAAAAGGGAGATCCTGTTCGTCAACCCGGTAATAAAGCACCTGCCGCCCCCGCATCCGGCAGTCTGTTTCGAAAATTTTCAGCGCCTCCGGGAACCGGTCGTACCGGGCCAGGACCGGACCCTCCAGCACTACCGCGAGCCGTACCGAACGACGATAGGCAAAGAAGCCAGTGCGGTCGGGCAACAGAAACAATTCCTTGTCGTCGTAAAGCTTGAAATAGTCAAGCGCCGAGTGGCCGTGCTGTTCGGTCAGCTGCCGGGCGGTCCCATACGTCTCCTCATCGGGTGGAACGCGCAGGGCCGATGGCCGCAGCCGGACCAGCCGTTTGACCGGCGGACTCGCCAGCCGGTACTGCGCCCCGGTATACCATAAGACTAGCAGAACGAACGCGGCAAAGAGCGCTTCTTCGTAGTCGATGGCCTTGGTCAGGTGAGCCACCATCGATAAGCCCACCAGCACGACAGTACTCACCCAGGCGGACCGGTAGCCCCGCAGTAGTCCAACCGACAAGATGACCAGCAGACCGCCCGCCGCAATAACCAGCCCGTTCGACAGTTGGAGCAGATCAATCGGCAGAAACTCTTTAAGCAGTCGGACACGATAAGTCAACGCCGGCGTCAGGGCGGAAAGCAAATTCAGGAGACCCAGCAGGAGGGTCAGGAAAGCAGGAGCTACCCGCAGGAGCAGATTCGTCCGCTGCCAGAAAAAGCTGCCCAGCCCCAGCAGTAAAGGAAGCCAGAATTCGAAGATCCGGTAAAACAGGGTGGCGGCAACGGCCGCTGTTTCCGGTACTTGCCCCACCCGCGTCAGTACCAGCGTCAGACTGAGTTCCACGGCACCCAGCCCACGCAAAGCGGGCGAGAAAGCCAGTAACAGGGTGGCCGTCACATAACCAACAAACGCGGTGGAGAGCGACAGACTACTGCCGTGCATCGCCAGTACCGCCAGCCATACATGCGCTACCCCGCAGAGCTCAACCCCAACCGAAGCCAGCACCGCCCGTGCGATGGCCCGCCGGTCGAGCGGCTGGGTTCGCAGGTCTTCCAGTTGGGCAGCCGCCCGCGGGAATTTTCTGACCAGCCTGGTATACGCCCACCCCTTCCGACGAAACGAGCACACGTAACCTGCGCCCGCGGCCAGCAGCAGAACAAAAGCGCCAACTGGCCCCAGGAGCGCATAGCCGCTCAGCAACGTACCCATTCCGAACAAAAGCGCCGGAACCGTAATCAACAGCAGCGAGCTGTAACCCGCCAGAAAGTAAACGAGGGAGCCCAGGTACAGACGCCGGTCGTCCAGGC from Tellurirhabdus rosea harbors:
- a CDS encoding winged helix-turn-helix transcriptional regulator — encoded protein: MYERKTMPELACGLDLIGEVLYGKWKIRLLWFIHQGFQRPSELQRKIPGASRRVLNVQLKELENHELVAKVIYPVLPPKVEYYLTDFGQSLIPVIGAIGQWGDQHEERLRTLIVKNMQP
- a CDS encoding acetylxylan esterase is translated as MNRKRKPLCPVVAFVVLSALQVGGFAALAQGPGPGPGQRPPLPPIPLKSDTTHTLTKHFIPASTAPKTPDAKGFIQRWLVLEPVKKDIVRNNIFTDNYLRTAFSADNFSTDYTAVPKDGETVKVGNQELKWYALDSKTFNVNLYHFTYALNKPRYGILVWLVTVIDSPEEIQNVRMAAGCNSGSMWWLNGQEAMLLSGDRDMIADNVTSSRLTLKKGRNIIRGAVINGPGMANFCVRFLDETGSPVKNLSISYE
- a CDS encoding phosphatidylglycerol lysyltransferase domain-containing protein, encoding MRKISRPWLSSALAVLMLALGLFFIRSEGPVLKQALVAFGEAPLIPTLLAALVTGLYVLFSARMYVDGFAATGARVPLGEAVRLWLRRNFISVFLPAGGVSSMAFFNRSLRRHGLDDRRLYLGSLVYFLAGYSSLLLITVPALLFGMGTLLSGYALLGPVGAFVLLLAAGAGYVCSFRRKGWAYTRLVRKFPRAAAQLEDLRTQPLDRRAIARAVLASVGVELCGVAHVWLAVLAMHGSSLSLSTAFVGYVTATLLLAFSPALRGLGAVELSLTLVLTRVGQVPETAAVAATLFYRIFEFWLPLLLGLGSFFWQRTNLLLRVAPAFLTLLLGLLNLLSALTPALTYRVRLLKEFLPIDLLQLSNGLVIAAGGLLVILSVGLLRGYRSAWVSTVVLVGLSMVAHLTKAIDYEEALFAAFVLLVLWYTGAQYRLASPPVKRLVRLRPSALRVPPDEETYGTARQLTEQHGHSALDYFKLYDDKELFLLPDRTGFFAYRRSVRLAVVLEGPVLARYDRFPEALKIFETDCRMRGRQVLYYRVDEQDLPFFEAIGRKPLQIGQEGIVHLDKFTLEGRDRKSLRNALKRVQSAGYQTHTYEPPLSGRLAQQLRAVSDEWLRTEELRETAFAQGVFNAGEIKHQPVVTVEDEEGKVVAFANIIPNFAPEEGTYDLIRKTDDAPSGVMDALMVGLITYLQKQGKRRMNLGLAPLSGLTEPGAFPEQALKLVYDRTTVFTHFKGLRFFKEKFADEWQTKYLVYGDDLDLMQAAVAIQRVSRYLPGDTLRPPLRAESTVV
- a CDS encoding nuclear transport factor 2 family protein, whose amino-acid sequence is MMKLPSNIEGFVKAQNERDSTAFTHYFTANATVSDEGHSYSGRAEIGKWIQQATEAYQMQTKPIDYQQTGASAILTVEVTGTFPGSPAVMQYHFELEDSLISSLRFTG
- a CDS encoding family 43 glycosylhydrolase, with the protein product MKRINLPCLITLFTLLITQTLRAQVGRPFIHDPSTVAECEGKYYTFGTGGGGLISHDGWTWYGGGVRPGGGAAPDVLKIGDRYLVVYGATGGSPTHKGAILTMWNKTLDPKSPDFKYSEPVVVATSDGYEENDAIDPGLMLDPTTGRLWLTYGTYFGYTRLIELDPKTGKLKAGNKPVDVAIVCEASTLVYRDGWYYLLATHGSCCDGANSTYNVVVGRSKKITGPYLDNVGRSMLEGGGKMVVATRGGLIGPGHFGHIMLEKGVEKMSLHYEADLKQGGRSVLGILPVVWKDGWPVAGEKFKEGTYEIESVRRGYALELAVDFTRMPVVRGFGQPNNEPIKPVPAQQLADVQKTWPTGNIALRIGDYMSRPHQQWTITDAPDTTGYLGGPYYKIVLAGTNRALAATANAEVITVPAFTGAPEQLWRIDQLTDGTYRIMPKVVPNSGKKLVLVSSGDSTPTLAEFDFNSDNSKWNFRAH
- a CDS encoding SDR family oxidoreductase; protein product: MDFNFENELAGKIALVTGGTKGAGKAIADRLLKAGATVIITARNKPEEQIDRRHFIAADLSKPEGTQQVVDQLLHQFGHLDILINNMGSSETPGGGFAVLSDNDWESTIQTNLLAAVRLDRGFLPSMVQRGAGVIIHIASIQGRHPLYDATLPYAAAKAGLINYSKGLSKEVTAKGVRVLTVSPGWINTENTIKFLERIAQSSNSSVEQARQSVMDALGGIPAGRPAEPEEVAELVGFLASPRANYLSGSEFVIDGGTIPTI
- a CDS encoding DUF4136 domain-containing protein, with the protein product MKKLLILVIVLLAGAVGQRAQAQVSTDYDKSVNFSQYKTYAWCTPDIEVGRNPVYNSPLITSNIEATLSTELQKRGLTMNPEQPDLLVGFHTYTEKRTQTVVNPPAPLYYPFGFRAGWRYFPYGYGNWPYQWNTGFQQRQYTEGTLVVDFVDAKSKQLVWRGLIEGAIDNPTRIEREITRGVQKIMKEYPIKAI